The Alistipes finegoldii DSM 17242 DNA segment GCTGATCCGCGCCGGGCTGGGACGGTGGATCGCCGCGCCGTTCGAGTGCCTGCTCGAAAGCGAAGAGGTGTACTATCCCCCGGTCGATCTGGTGGAGATGTTCCTTACGCTGGCCGACAAATACGATATGGCGTTCTATTTCGGCATGTACGATTCGGGCAAATACTGGCAGGAGGGACTCTTCCAGCGCGAGATAGACCTGAACCTGAAACTGATCGACGAGGTGTGGGCCAGATACGGCCACCACGAGTCGTTTCAGGGGTGGTATCTGTCGCAGGAGATCAGCCGCCGGACCAAGAACATGTCGCGCATCTATGCGGAAGTGGGCCGCCATGCCAAGGCGGTTTCGGGCGGTCTGAAAACGATGATTTCACCCTACATCTACGGCGTCAAGACCGATCAGGTGATGGCGGGCGACAAGGCCCTTTCGGTCGAAGAGCACCGCCGCGAGTGGAACGAGATACTGGGCAATGTCGCCGGAGCGGTGGACATCCTCGCGTTTCAGGACGGGCAGGTCGATTACCACGAGTTGTACGACTATCTGGTGGTGAACAAGGCGCTGGCCGACAAGTACGGCATGGAGTGCTGGACCAACATCGAGTCGTTCGACCGCGACATGCCGATCCGCTTCCTGCCGATCAAGTGGGAGAAGCTGCTGCTGAAGCTGGACGCCGCACGGCGGGACATCTTTACGATCGCTACTGCGATTATTTTAAAATCGACAACCCTTACCGGAAACGGTAAATATACTCCATGAAACGGCGCGGCAACATATCCTACATGCTTTTTCTTGCGGTCACGGCGGCCGTGGGCGGACTCCTGTTCGGGTACGACACGGCCGTGATTTTCGGCACCGTCGAGCTGGTGACGGCCCGCTTCGGGCTGGACAGCCTGCAGCAGGGGTGGTATGTGGGGTGTGCGCTGGCCGGCTCGATCGCCGGCGTACTCTGTGCGGGCGTGCTGAGCGACCGGCTGGGCCGCAGGCGGACGATGCTCGTCTCGGCCGTGCTGTTCACGGTGTCGGCCGCGGGGTGCGCCCTTTGCGCCGATTTCACGCAACTGGTCGTCTACCGGATCGTGGGCGGGCTGGGCATCGGCGTCGTTTCGGTCGTCTCGCCGCTTTACATCTCCGAGGTGTCGGCGGCGCGCCGTAGGGGCATGCTGGTGTCGTTTTACCAGCTGGCCGTCACGATGGGATTTCTGGCGGCCTATACGGTCAATTACCTGCTGCTCCGCATGGGACAGACCGCCGGTTTCGAAACGGCGTGGATGCAGCGGATCTTCGTCGATGAAGTGTGGCGGGGCATGCTGGGAGCCGAAACCCTTCCGGCGCTGGTTTTCTTCGTCATCATCTTCTTTATTCCCGAAAGTCCGCGCTGGCTGGCGCTGCGCGGACATACGGACCGCGCCCTGCGTGTGCTCGGCCGCATCAACGGCGACCGGGCGGAAGCCGCCGCCGAACTTGCGGCCATCGAAACGGCCGTCGGCGGCGGGCAGGCCCCGCAGTGGCGGCTCCTGCTGTCGAAAGGCATCCGGACGGCGGTGCTCGTCGGTGCGGCGATCGCCATTCTCGGACAGTTCATGGGCGTCAATGCCGTGCTTTACTACGGGCCGTCGATTTTCGAGCGGGCCGGATGGTCGGGCAGCGACTCGCTGTTCGCCCAGATACTGGTCGGAGCGGTCAATATGCTTACGACGGTGCTGGCGCTGGCGATCATCGACCGCGTAGGGCGCAAGAAGCTGGTTTACTGGGGTGTGTCGGGTATGGTGCTGTCGCTGCTGCTTATCGGGACCTGTTTCCTGACCGGTGAGCGGTCGGGGATGCCGGACGGCGTACTGCTGGCGGCGTTCCTGTGCTATATTTTCTGCTGCGCCATCTCCGTTTGCGCCGTGGTATGGGTGCTTTTGTCGGAGATGTATCCGATTCGTGTGCGCGGCGCGGCGATGTCGATCGCGGGTTTCGCACTTTGGGTGGGGACCTATCTGGTCGGGCAGCTTACGCCGTGGATGCTCGCGAACCTGACGCCGGCGGGGACCTTTTTCCTCTTTGCCGCGATGTGCGTGCCCTATATGCTGCTGATATGGAAGGCGGTGCCGGAGACGTCGGGCCGCACGCTCGAAGAGATCGAACGATACTGGACAAGATAACAATATAAATCAGATAAGATTATGGACTTCAAAAGATTAGCGGAACAGTACAAAACCGAATTGCTGGATGGCGTACTGCCTTTCTGGCTCGAAAAATCGCAAGATAGGGAATTCGGCGGCTATTTTACGTGTCTCGATCGTGACGGAAGCGTCTACGATACCGACAAATTCATCTGGCTGCAGGGGCGCGAAGTGTGGATGTTCGCCATGCTCTATAACAAGGTGGAGCGTCGCCCCGAATGGCTCGAATGCGCCGTGCAGGGGGCTGAGTTCCTGCGCAAATACGGCCACGACGGCAACTACAACTGGTATTTTGCGCTGACGCGCGAAGGCCGCCCGCTGGTGCAGCCCTATAATATTTTCTCCTATACGTTCGCGGCGATGGCTTTTGCGCAGGTCGCCGTTGCGACGGGCAGCGACGAGTACGCCCTGATCGCAAAGCGGACTTTCGACCGGATTCTGGAGAAACGCGCCAATCCCAAGGGCGAGTGGTGCAAGGCTTATCCCGGAACGCGTTCGCTCAAGAGCTTCGCCCTGCCGATGATCCTCTGCAACATGGCGCTGGAGATCGAGCCGATGATCGACAAACAACTGTTGGCCGACACCATCGGGGAGTGCCTGCACGAAGTGATGGAGGTGTTTTACCGGGAAGAGCTGGGGCTGATCGTCGAGAACGTCACGGAGGACGGACGGCTTTCCGATACGTTCGAGGGCCGTCAGATGAATCCCGGACATTCGCTCGAAGCGATGTGGTTCATCATGAACCTCGGCGTGCGTCTCGACGACCGTGCGCTGATTGACAAAGCGGTGAAAATCGCGCTCAATACCGCCGAATACGGCTGGGACAAGGAGTACGGCGGCATTTTTTATTTTCTGGACCGCAAGGGCGCGCCCCGCGTGGAGCTGGAATGGGACCAGAAGCTCTGGTGGGTGCATATCGAATCGACGATCGCGATGATCAAGGGCTATCAGCTGACCGGATCGAAGGAGTGTCTGGAGTGGTTCGGGAAACTGCACGAATATACGTGGGCGCATTTCAAGGACACGGAGCATCCCGAATGGTTCGGTTACCTGAACCGCCGCGGCGAGGTGCTGCTGCCGCTCAAGGGCGGGAAGTGGAAGGGATGTTTCCATGTGCCGCGCGGGCTGTTCCAGTGCTGGCAGATTCTCGAACAATGCAAATAGAACTAAAATACGGAACGATGAAAAGATATTTACTGACAATTCTGTTGTCGTTGTGGTGCGCCTGCGCATGGGCCGCGGGCAGCGTCACGGTCAAGGGGCGCGTCCTTTGCGGCGGCCGGGGCGTGGAAGGCGTCTGGGTCTCCGACGGCGAAGAGTTCGCGTGCACCGACAAAAGAGGAAATTACAGACTGCAGGCCGGCGCCGACAACCGCTTCGTCTTCGTTTGCGTACCTGCGGGCTACGACGCTCCGGTGGAAAAGGGCGTGGTGCGCTATTTTCACCCGCTGCCGGCCGACGGCAAATCCTGCGATTTTACGCTGCTCCGCCGTGCGGGCGACGATTCGCGTTACGGGTTCATCGCCATTGCCGATCCGCAGATATGGGCGCCGAAGGAGTTTGCGAAACTCGCGGCGGCGGCCGACGACATCGCTGCTACGGTCCGCAGTTACGGCGGCATGCCTTTCCACGGCATCTGCTGCGGCGACATCGTGTCGCACGACCATTCGCTTTACGGCCGGTACAACGAAGTGATGGAGCGTACGGGAATCACGTTCCGCAACGCGATGGGCAACCACGACATGAAGGTCTACGGACGCTCTTACGAAACCTCCTTCTCGAAGTTCGAGCAGATGTACGGTCCGGTCTACTATTCGTTCGACGTCGGACGCATCCACTATGTGGTGCTCGACGACAACTTCTTCATCGGGCGCGACTATTTTTACATCGGCTATCTCGAAGAGCGGCAGATGCGCTGGCTCGAAAAGGACCTTGCCCGCGTGCAGCCCGGTTCGACGGTGGTCGTCTGCCTGCATATCCCTTCGACCTGCGAGGAGCAGGACCGCAAGCAGTTCCGCTACGACCGCGCCGGATCGACGATGACCAACCACAGGGGGCTTTACGAAATTCTGAAACCCTACCGGGCGCATATCATTTCGGGCCATACCCATACGACCTTCAACCAGCCGATCGCGCCCGGCCTCTACGAGCATGTGACACCCGCCCTGAGCGGCGCATGGTGGCAGGGTCCGCTCTGCACCGACGGTACGCCCGCCGGGTACGGCGTCTATGAGGTGAACGGCGACCGGATCGACTGGTATTACAAATCGACGGGTTATCCGGCCGACTACCAGATGAAAATTTACAGCGGTCGCGAATATCCCCAGTTCGAAGGGTACGCCGTGGCCAACGTCTGGGCCAGCGACCCGGCGTGGGAAGTCCAGTTTACGATCGACGGCGTGCCGTGCGGTCCCGCCGAGCGGTTTCAGGCTTACGATCCCGCCGCGAAACAGATGTACTCCGACACCAGTCAGATGGACCACAAATGGATTTACCCTTCGATTTCGGACCACTATTACCGCGTCGCGCTGCCCGAAGGGGCGAAGCGCGTCGAGGTGTCGGCTACAGACCGCTTCGGGCGGATCAGCCGGGCCGCAGCCGATTTGAAATAAATGACCGAATATGAGATTTACCGGACTGAAATATTTGCAGCTGCTGGCGTGCTTGGGGCTGTTTGCGTGCGGTTCCGCCGAGCGTTACGACGTGGTGATCGTCGGCGGGGGAGCGAGCGGAACGGCGGCCGGACTGCAGGCGGCCCGCATGGGGGCGCGAACCTTGATCGTCGAGGAGTTCGACTGGCTCGGCGGCATGCTCACCTCGGCGGGCGTGAGCGCCACCGACGGCAATTACCGCCTGCGCGGCGGCATCTGGGACGAGTTCCGGACGGAGCTGGCCCGGCATTACGGCTGCGATTCGGCCTTGATAACGGGGTGGGTCAGCAACGTGATGTTCGAACCTTCGGTGGGCGACAGTATTTTCAAACGGCTCGTCGCCCGCGAACCGAACCTCACCGTGTGGTACCGTTCGGCGGCCGAGACGGCCGAACGCGGGAAGGATGTATGGCGGCTGGGTGTCCGGCGTGACGGCCGGCTCCGGCCGGTCGAAGCCGACGTGCTCGTCGATGCGACGGAGCTGGGCGACGTCGCCCGGATGGCGGGCGTCCCCTATGACGTCGGCATGGATTCGTCGGCCGTCACGCACGAGGATATCGCCCCGGCCGAAGCCAACGGCATCGTGCAGGACCTGACCTACGTCGCCGTACTGAAGGATTACGGCCGCGACGTCACGATTCCGCGGCCCGACGGGTACGATCCGTCGCTTTTCGCCTGCTGCTGCGTGAACGACCTCTGCATCGCTCCGAAGGAACCGCATCGCATGTGGTCCCGCGAGATGATGATTACCTACGGAAAACTGCCCGACGGCAAATACATGATCAACTGGCCGATCGAGGGCAACGATTACTACGTGGACATGATCGACATGACGCCCGAAGAGCGGGCCGACGCCGTCCGCAGGGCCAAGAATCATACGCTGTCATTCGTCTATTTCCTCCAGCATGAGCTGGGATTCAATACGTTGGGATTGGCCGACGACGAGTTCCCTACGGAGGACCGGCTGCCGTTCATTCCCTATCACCGCGAATCGCGGCGCATTCATGGGGCCGTGCGTTTTACGCTCAACGACATCACCGACCCCTACGCAGGAACGCTTTACCGTACGGCGGTCGGCGTGGGCGATTATCCGGTCGATCAGCACCATACCCGCTATTCGGGCTGGGACGAACTGCCCGACCTCTATTTCCATCCCATCCCCTCGTACGGTTTTCCGCTGGGCATCGTGATCCCCGCAGGATTTCCGGGGTTGCTCGTAGCCGAAAAATCGGTGTCGGTAACCAACCTCGTCAACGGCTCCACGCGCCTGCAACCCGTCGTGTTGCAGATCGGGCAGGCAACGGGAGCCTTGGCGGCGTTGGCCGCGGCGGCGGGCGTCGATCCGTCCGAAGTCGCGGTGCGCAGGGTGCAGGAGGCGGTGCTCGATGCGGGCGGCTACCTGCTGCCGTACCTCGACCTGCCGGCCGACGATCCGCGCTTCGGGGCGATGCAGCGGATCGGCGTGACCGGAATCCTCAAGGGGCGCGGAGCCAACGTCGGCTGGGAGAACCAGACTTGGTTCGACGCCGATCGGACGATCGCGGAATCCGAACTGCGCGAAGGGCTGCGTGAAGTCTATCCGTCGGTCCGGCCCTCCGTTCTGGAAACGCCGGTCGATGGGGCGCTCCTGACGGCGATGCTGGCAGAAGCGCTCGGCAAGCCGGCCGGGGATGTTGCGGCGCGGACGGAGCGTGCCGCCGCCGGACTGCTGTCCGGTTACGATCCGGCGCGTCCGCTCACGCGGCTCGAATGCGCGCTGCTGATCGACGCGGTGGCCGATCCTTTCCATGCGGCCGAAGTCGATATTTACGGGAACTACAAACGAAAATAGCTTTTAATTTTTCATGAAAAAACTGCTGACTGTATGCCTGCTGGCCTTTGCCGCGGCAGGTGCGACCGGCTGCCGGAGTGCCGCCGAGGGGGTGAAACCCAAACTGATGTGGCTCGACTGTTCGGCCAACTGGGTGCGTTTCAGTTACCCCGATTCGATCCGTTATTATGTGAACAAGTGCCGGGAGGCCGGCATGACGGCGCTGGTGCTCGACGTCAAGGGCACTTCGAGCGAAGTGGTATATCCCAGCGAGCATGCGCCCCAAGTCCGGGAGTGGAAAGGGTTTGTCCGCCCCGATTTCGATTTCGTGGGTACTTTCGTCGAAGCTGCGCACGATGCCGGACTGGAGATTTACGGTTCGTTCAACACCTTTGCCGAAGGCAATGGCGTATTCCGTCGCGGACTGATCTACGACGGGCATCCTGAATGGCAGGCCGTGAACTATGTCCCCGGCAGGGGACTGGTGCCCCAGCTGGAGATTCCGGAGAAGAAGGTGCTGTTCGCCAATCCCGCGCTCCCGGCCGTTCAGGATCACGAAATCGCCATTTTCAAGGAGGTGGCGCAGAAGTACGATTTCGACGGTCTGCTGCTTGACCGCGGCCGTTACGACAATATCCAGTCCGACTTCTCGGATTTCTCGCGCGGGAAATTCGAGGCTTATATCGGGAAAAAGCTGGAGCGGTTCCCGGAGGATATCTATACGTGGGAGGAGGACGGCGACGGCGGCTGGAAACGCATCGACGGCCCTTATTTCAAGCAGTGGATCGAGTGGCGCGCGTCGGTGATCTACGACTTCTTCAAACGCACCAAAGAGGAGCTGAAAGCCGTGAAGCCCGGCCTGAAGTTCGGCGCTTATACGGGTGCGTGGTACCCCTCCTATTTCGAAGTGGGCGTCAATTGGGCCAGCAATACGTACGATCCTTCGCAGGATTTCGCATGGGCCACGCCCGATTATAAGAATTACGGATATGCCGAACTGCTGGACATCTTCACCAACGGCAATTATTACTGGAACGTGACCATCGACGAGTACCGTCGCAGCAACGGCCTGCATAAGAACGAGACCGACAGCGAAATGTCGAAGGGCGACCACCTCAGCGTCGAGGGCGGGTGCCGCTATTCGCGCCGTCTGCTGGGCGGCAGACCCTTCTTCGGCGGGATGTACGTCGAGGACTACAAACGCGATACGACCCAGTTCAAGCGGGCCGTGGAGATGAATCTCCGCGAATCGGACGGACTGATGGTGTTCGACATCGTGCATATCATCAACCGCGACTGGTGGGGACCGCTGCAGCGGGCTGTCAGCGCCTATGAAGCGGAGGCGAAGCAATGAGCAGACGGCTGATTTTTGCAGCGCTGGCGCTGTTGTGCGCCGGCGCCGTTTCCGCCCAGAAGCGGACGGAGGCGCCCGCCGCGTCGTCCGAAGTGCGCTATGTCGGACGTACGCAGACGAAGGGCGGCGACGTGAGTTTCGACTGGAGCGGAACCAGCTTCGAGTGCCGTTTTACGGGCGGTTCGCTGGCCATGCGCGTTTCGGATACGAAAAAGAACTACTACAACCTGACCGTCGACGGCCGCGACGCCGGCGTCGTTACGACGTTCGGGACGGATTCGGTCGTGGTGCTGGCCGAGAAGCTGGGCCGCGGCGAACATACCGTGCGGATGCAGAAGCGCACCGAGGGCGAGCAGGGGCGTACGACGATCCATGCCTTCCTGCTCGACAGGGGAGGACGTCTGCTGCCAGCCTCGCCCGCGCCCGGACGGCATATCGAATTTATCGGCAACTCGCTGACCTGCGGTTACGGGACCGAGGGGCTTTCGAAGGACGAGCCGTTCAAACCCCAGACCGAGAACTGCAACAAGGCGTACGCCTGCATCATCGCCCGTTATTTCGGCGCCGACTATACGCTGATCGCCCATTCGGGACGCGGCGCGGCGCGCAATTACGGCGATAAGAACACCACTTCGCAGAATACGATGGCCGACCGCATCGCCAATACGTTCGACGAGGCGGCGGAACCGGCGTGGGACTTCGCGGCGTCGCCGTACCGTCCCGATCTGGTCGTCATCAATCTGGGATCGAACGACTTCTCGACCCTGCCGCATCCTTCGCGCGATGAGTTTGCGGCCGCCTACACCCGCATCCTGCAGACTCTGCGCGGCGCCTACGGCGACGAAATGCCGATCCTCTGCGTGGCGCCGCGCGTCAGCGAACCGGCCTTCACCTATATCCGCGACCTGTGTCAGTCCGCCGTCGTGCCGAACCTCCATTTCGCGGCCATCCTGCCCGGCTACTGCAACGACGGAAGCGAGCTCGGATCGTCGGCCCATCCCAATTACGCCGGCCAGCGCAAGATGGCGATGCTGCTGATCCCCTACGTTTCGACGCTGACGGGATGGGAGGCGGAGATCAAACCGGTCGAATAGGCGTTTGGCCGTATCGCGGCTTTTTGCTACTTTTGTCCCCGATTAGGAACGGAGTAGCGAATTATGGAATCTCACAAGAACAAATTGCCCTCGGCATGGGTGTCGGCGCTGCCGCTCGCAGTGCTGACACTCCTTTTATATGTGGTCATCCGCTGTTTCGGGGGCGATGCGATAAACGGCGGAAGCCAGATCGCGCTGCTCTCGGCCACGTCGGTCTGCGTGATGCTCTCGATCGGCATCTACCGCTGCAAGTGGTCGGTGCTTGAAGATGCGATCATCGACAACATACGCGCCTCGGCGTCGGCCATCATCATTCTGCTGCTGATCGGCGCCATCGCCGGATCGTGGATGGTGAGCGGCGTGGTGCCGACGATGATCTATTACGGGCTGAAAATCTTGCATCCCTCGTTTTTTCTCGTCGCCTCGTGCGTCATCTGCGCCGGCGTGTCGCTGATGACCGGCAGCTCGTGGACGACGATCGCCACGATCGGCGTGGCGCTGATGGGCATCGGGCAGGCGATGGGCTTTCCCGAAGGGTGGATCGCGGGCGCGATCATTTCGGGGGCCTATTTCGGCGACAAGATTTCGCTGCTCTCCGATACGACGGTGCTCGCTTCGTCCACCGTCGGCGTGCCGATCTTCACGCATATCCGCTATATGCTTTACACGACCGTTCCGTCGTTCGTCGTCGCGCTGGCGGTCTTCGTCGTCGCGGGGCTGACGCTGAGCCATACCAGCGGCGCGCATGCCGAACTTTACGCCGATTCGCTGCGCGGCGCTTTCCGCATTACGCCGTGGCTGCTGCTGGTGCCCGTGGCGACGGGCGTGCTGATCGTGCGGAAACTTCCGGCCATCGTGACGCTTTTCTGCGCCGCGGTCTTCGCCTGCGTCGCCATGCTGCTGGCGCAGCCCGAACTGGTGGTGAGGGTGGCCGGAGTCGAAGGGCTGAACTTCATGTCGGGATTCAAAGGCGTGCTGATGAGCTGTTTCGGGCCTACGGCGCTGGAGACCGGAAGCCCGCAGCTCGACGAGCTGGTGGCCACGCGCGGCATGGCCGGCATGCTCAATACCGTATGGCTCATTATCTGCGCCATGTGCTTCGGCGGCGTGATGACCGGCAGCGGCATGCTGGGTTCGCTGACGGCCGTTTTCCTGAAATTCGTCCGTCATAGCTTCTCGGCCGTGGCTTCGACGGTCGGGGCCGGAATCTTCTTCAACCTCTGCACCGCCGACCAGTATATCTCGATCATCCTTTCGGGCCGTCTGTTCCGGGAACTCTATGCCGAACGGGGGCTGGAATCCCGTCTGCTGAGCCGCTCGGTCGAGGATTCGGCGACGGTCTGTTCGGTGCTCGTGCCGTGGAACTCGTGCGGCATGACGCAGGCCACGGTGCTGGGCGTCTCGACGTTCGTCTACATGCCTTACTGTATCTTCAATATCGTCAGTCCGCTGATGTCGCTGTGCGTGGCGGCTCTCGGCTGGAAAATCAAAAAGGCCGCATCTTCTGCCGGCCGCAGACAATGATTATGGAAACGACTGTAAATACCGATCTGGTCATCTTCGACCTCGACGGCACGCTGCTCGATACGATCGGCGATCTGGCCGTCGCCTGCAACGCCGTTCTGGCCCTGCGCGGCCTTCCGCAGCACTCCTACGAGGAGTACTGCCATTTCGTCGGCAACGGCATCATGCGGCTCGTGGAGCGCGCGCTGCCCGAAGAGCTTCGCACGCCCTATACCGTAGCGGCCGTGCGCGCCGATTTCGTGAAATACTATACCGAGCATATCGACGCCTACACCAAGCCTTACGACAGGATTCCGGAGCTGGTCGCCGGACTCGTGCGGCGCGGCGTGCGTATCGCCGTGGCGTCGAACAAATTTCAGGCGGGCACCGAGAAACTCGTCCGGCTGTTTTTCCCCGACGTTCCTTTCGCCGCGGTCTTCGGCCAGCGCGAAGGGGTGCCTCTGAAGCCGGATCCGGCCGTGGTGGAGGAGATTCTCTCGCTGACGGGCGCGGCGAAGGAGCGGGTGCTCTACGTCGGCGATTCGGGCGTGGACATGCAGACCGCCGCGGCTGCGGGCGTACGCTCGGTGGGCGTCACGTGGGGATTTCGGGATCGGGAAGAGCTTGTCGAATCCGGAGCCGCTCATATCGTCGATAAACCTGCGGAAATCCTCGATCTGCTGTAATCGGGCAGTTCGGTTCGAAAAAGCGACAACCGGTCCGTAAGGGCCGGTTGTCGCTTTTTCAGCAGTAGGTCTTCACGTCGTCGAGCGTGATGCGCTCTTTGCTGAGGATGATGAGCCGCTCTATGACGTTGCGCAGTTCGCGGATGTTGCCGCTCCACCGCATCGCCTGCAGTTCGCGCAGGGCGTTGCTCTCGATGCGTTTGGGCGGGATGCCGTATTCGGCGCAGATCGTGCGGATGAAATGGTCGGCCAGCAGCGGGACGTCCTGCGCGTGGTCGCGCAGCGCCGGAACGCGCACCACGATCACGCCGATACGGTGGTAGAGGTCTTCGCGGAAGTTGCCCTTCGTGATCTCGTCGCGCAGGTTCTTGTTCGTGGCGGCGATCACCCGCACGTCCACGTCGATGTCCTTGTCGCTGCCCACGCGGCAGATCTTGTTCTCCTGCAGCGCGCGCAGCACCTTGGCCTGCGCCGCCAGCGACATGTCGCCGATCTCGTCCATGAAGAGCGTGCCGCCGTCGGCCTGCTCGAATTTGCCTTTGCGCTGTTTGATCGCCGAGGTGAAGGCACCCTTCTCGTGTCCGAAGAGTTCGCTTTCGATCAGCTCCGAGGGGATGGCCGCGCAGTTCACCTCGACGAACGGCGCCGCGGCGCGCGAGCTTTTGGCGTGCAGCCAGCGGGCGACAAGCTCTTTGCCGGTGCCGTTTTCGCCCGTGATCAGTACGCGCGCCTCGCACGGCGCCACCTTGTCGATCAGCTGGCGTACGTGTTCCATCTGCGGCGAGGTGCCGATGATTTGTTCCGTATGCATATTGCGCGAACGGCGCGAGCGGCGTGCGGGAGCTGCCGCGGGTGCGCAGGCGGGTGCGGGCGCCGGGTTGTCGATGGTGCGGTGTATGGACTGCAGCAGGCGGTTCATGTCGATGGGCTTGGTGAGGTAATCCTGCGCACCGTTGCGTACGGCTTCGACCGCCGAGTCGATCGACGCTTCCGCCGAAAGAACGATGAACGGGATTCCGGCGTCGGGAATCTTGCAGCCCCGGTCCGAAAGGATGACGTCGAACGGTATTTTCTCGCACATCGTCGATGCAGCCTCCTCATCTTCGGCGGCTTCGGTCGAGAAGCCTTCGAATTCGAGACGCTCGCGGAGCGTGTTTCGCATACTTTTTGATTGGTCCAGAATTAAAACCTTTGCCATAGCTTGTTTTTACTGAAATTTTACCTACTTTTGTCCCAAAGTTATGACTTTCTGCGGTG contains these protein-coding regions:
- a CDS encoding sugar porter family MFS transporter, whose product is MKRRGNISYMLFLAVTAAVGGLLFGYDTAVIFGTVELVTARFGLDSLQQGWYVGCALAGSIAGVLCAGVLSDRLGRRRTMLVSAVLFTVSAAGCALCADFTQLVVYRIVGGLGIGVVSVVSPLYISEVSAARRRGMLVSFYQLAVTMGFLAAYTVNYLLLRMGQTAGFETAWMQRIFVDEVWRGMLGAETLPALVFFVIIFFIPESPRWLALRGHTDRALRVLGRINGDRAEAAAELAAIETAVGGGQAPQWRLLLSKGIRTAVLVGAAIAILGQFMGVNAVLYYGPSIFERAGWSGSDSLFAQILVGAVNMLTTVLALAIIDRVGRKKLVYWGVSGMVLSLLLIGTCFLTGERSGMPDGVLLAAFLCYIFCCAISVCAVVWVLLSEMYPIRVRGAAMSIAGFALWVGTYLVGQLTPWMLANLTPAGTFFLFAAMCVPYMLLIWKAVPETSGRTLEEIERYWTR
- a CDS encoding alpha amylase family protein; amino-acid sequence: MKKLLTVCLLAFAAAGATGCRSAAEGVKPKLMWLDCSANWVRFSYPDSIRYYVNKCREAGMTALVLDVKGTSSEVVYPSEHAPQVREWKGFVRPDFDFVGTFVEAAHDAGLEIYGSFNTFAEGNGVFRRGLIYDGHPEWQAVNYVPGRGLVPQLEIPEKKVLFANPALPAVQDHEIAIFKEVAQKYDFDGLLLDRGRYDNIQSDFSDFSRGKFEAYIGKKLERFPEDIYTWEEDGDGGWKRIDGPYFKQWIEWRASVIYDFFKRTKEELKAVKPGLKFGAYTGAWYPSYFEVGVNWASNTYDPSQDFAWATPDYKNYGYAELLDIFTNGNYYWNVTIDEYRRSNGLHKNETDSEMSKGDHLSVEGGCRYSRRLLGGRPFFGGMYVEDYKRDTTQFKRAVEMNLRESDGLMVFDIVHIINRDWWGPLQRAVSAYEAEAKQ
- a CDS encoding AGE family epimerase/isomerase, which codes for MDFKRLAEQYKTELLDGVLPFWLEKSQDREFGGYFTCLDRDGSVYDTDKFIWLQGREVWMFAMLYNKVERRPEWLECAVQGAEFLRKYGHDGNYNWYFALTREGRPLVQPYNIFSYTFAAMAFAQVAVATGSDEYALIAKRTFDRILEKRANPKGEWCKAYPGTRSLKSFALPMILCNMALEIEPMIDKQLLADTIGECLHEVMEVFYREELGLIVENVTEDGRLSDTFEGRQMNPGHSLEAMWFIMNLGVRLDDRALIDKAVKIALNTAEYGWDKEYGGIFYFLDRKGAPRVELEWDQKLWWVHIESTIAMIKGYQLTGSKECLEWFGKLHEYTWAHFKDTEHPEWFGYLNRRGEVLLPLKGGKWKGCFHVPRGLFQCWQILEQCK
- a CDS encoding DUF4434 domain-containing protein, with the protein product MNGHYPKPGGLAAALAVLIAVVLAACSPKGAAGGDAACGLSDDDFRTEGILQAIPVRATFLDEVSWDIPHQNWGVREWDADFRAMKNMGINTVVLIRAGLGRWIAAPFECLLESEEVYYPPVDLVEMFLTLADKYDMAFYFGMYDSGKYWQEGLFQREIDLNLKLIDEVWARYGHHESFQGWYLSQEISRRTKNMSRIYAEVGRHAKAVSGGLKTMISPYIYGVKTDQVMAGDKALSVEEHRREWNEILGNVAGAVDILAFQDGQVDYHELYDYLVVNKALADKYGMECWTNIESFDRDMPIRFLPIKWEKLLLKLDAARRDIFTIATAIILKSTTLTGNGKYTP
- a CDS encoding calcineurin-like phosphoesterase C-terminal domain-containing protein, with the translated sequence MKRYLLTILLSLWCACAWAAGSVTVKGRVLCGGRGVEGVWVSDGEEFACTDKRGNYRLQAGADNRFVFVCVPAGYDAPVEKGVVRYFHPLPADGKSCDFTLLRRAGDDSRYGFIAIADPQIWAPKEFAKLAAAADDIAATVRSYGGMPFHGICCGDIVSHDHSLYGRYNEVMERTGITFRNAMGNHDMKVYGRSYETSFSKFEQMYGPVYYSFDVGRIHYVVLDDNFFIGRDYFYIGYLEERQMRWLEKDLARVQPGSTVVVCLHIPSTCEEQDRKQFRYDRAGSTMTNHRGLYEILKPYRAHIISGHTHTTFNQPIAPGLYEHVTPALSGAWWQGPLCTDGTPAGYGVYEVNGDRIDWYYKSTGYPADYQMKIYSGREYPQFEGYAVANVWASDPAWEVQFTIDGVPCGPAERFQAYDPAAKQMYSDTSQMDHKWIYPSISDHYYRVALPEGAKRVEVSATDRFGRISRAAADLK
- a CDS encoding SGNH/GDSL hydrolase family protein: MSRRLIFAALALLCAGAVSAQKRTEAPAASSEVRYVGRTQTKGGDVSFDWSGTSFECRFTGGSLAMRVSDTKKNYYNLTVDGRDAGVVTTFGTDSVVVLAEKLGRGEHTVRMQKRTEGEQGRTTIHAFLLDRGGRLLPASPAPGRHIEFIGNSLTCGYGTEGLSKDEPFKPQTENCNKAYACIIARYFGADYTLIAHSGRGAARNYGDKNTTSQNTMADRIANTFDEAAEPAWDFAASPYRPDLVVINLGSNDFSTLPHPSRDEFAAAYTRILQTLRGAYGDEMPILCVAPRVSEPAFTYIRDLCQSAVVPNLHFAAILPGYCNDGSELGSSAHPNYAGQRKMAMLLIPYVSTLTGWEAEIKPVE
- a CDS encoding FAD-dependent oxidoreductase → MRFTGLKYLQLLACLGLFACGSAERYDVVIVGGGASGTAAGLQAARMGARTLIVEEFDWLGGMLTSAGVSATDGNYRLRGGIWDEFRTELARHYGCDSALITGWVSNVMFEPSVGDSIFKRLVAREPNLTVWYRSAAETAERGKDVWRLGVRRDGRLRPVEADVLVDATELGDVARMAGVPYDVGMDSSAVTHEDIAPAEANGIVQDLTYVAVLKDYGRDVTIPRPDGYDPSLFACCCVNDLCIAPKEPHRMWSREMMITYGKLPDGKYMINWPIEGNDYYVDMIDMTPEERADAVRRAKNHTLSFVYFLQHELGFNTLGLADDEFPTEDRLPFIPYHRESRRIHGAVRFTLNDITDPYAGTLYRTAVGVGDYPVDQHHTRYSGWDELPDLYFHPIPSYGFPLGIVIPAGFPGLLVAEKSVSVTNLVNGSTRLQPVVLQIGQATGALAALAAAAGVDPSEVAVRRVQEAVLDAGGYLLPYLDLPADDPRFGAMQRIGVTGILKGRGANVGWENQTWFDADRTIAESELREGLREVYPSVRPSVLETPVDGALLTAMLAEALGKPAGDVAARTERAAAGLLSGYDPARPLTRLECALLIDAVADPFHAAEVDIYGNYKRK